Proteins encoded in a region of the Ignavibacteriales bacterium genome:
- a CDS encoding HAMP domain-containing histidine kinase, with product MQVFINLTINSVDSLPDKGGSIIYEELINSAGMKSIRIIDNGCGISKDNLRFVFDPFFSTKPSGSGTGLGLSISRNIIESANGNIQIESEIDKGTIIQINFEQ from the coding sequence ATGCAGGTTTTTATTAATTTAACTATAAATTCTGTCGACTCACTCCCCGACAAGGGTGGCAGCATAATTTATGAGGAACTGATCAATAGTGCCGGGATGAAATCAATCAGGATAATTGACAATGGCTGCGGGATCAGCAAAGATAATCTTAGGTTCGTATTCGATCCTTTCTTTTCGACAAAACCTTCTGGCAGTGGTACAGGTTTGGGCCTTTCTATATCAAGGAATATTATCGAAAGTGCAAACGGTAATATTCAAATCGAAAGCGAAATAGATAAGGGTACTATAATTCAAATTAACTTTGAGCAGTAA
- a CDS encoding sigma-54-dependent Fis family transcriptional regulator → MIQEGFSNVLTETNPQNVLNIINNNKVDLILLDISFPDFNGITLLENIFLTHPHIPVIMITAHDSYSLAFKAIQIGAYDYIVKPPDTNRLLLTIKRALEHRLLLVEKETFNSDILLPAVPDNFSNIISNNLTVFKIFRMIEVFAPTNETILLTGETGTGKDLIAKKIHDLSPRANGPFVTVNIASITPSLFESELFGHEKGSFTGADKFRIGYFESADKGTIFLDEIGELSMEMQGKLLRVIQYNEIFRVGSTSPIKLNLRIIAATNKDLISSIKSNDFRADLYYRLNRASIKMPPLRNRLQDIPLLVSYFISLANKKFDKSVSGINDEILLLLQSYNFPGNIRELENLIFKAVAETNNNEMISTLELPQTLFSFETKNNSVN, encoded by the coding sequence TTGATTCAGGAAGGTTTTTCTAATGTCCTCACGGAAACAAATCCGCAAAACGTTCTTAACATTATAAATAATAATAAAGTTGATTTAATCCTGCTCGATATTTCATTCCCTGATTTCAACGGAATTACTCTTCTCGAAAATATTTTTTTAACCCATCCTCATATCCCTGTAATAATGATTACAGCTCACGATTCTTATTCTCTTGCTTTCAAAGCCATACAAATTGGTGCTTATGATTATATCGTTAAACCGCCTGATACAAATCGTTTACTGCTTACTATCAAAAGAGCACTTGAACATCGCTTGCTTCTGGTTGAAAAAGAAACTTTTAATTCCGACATTCTTTTACCTGCTGTTCCTGATAATTTTTCGAATATCATCTCAAATAATTTAACAGTTTTTAAAATTTTTAGGATGATAGAAGTTTTTGCTCCCACAAATGAAACAATTTTGTTAACCGGTGAAACCGGCACGGGTAAAGATTTAATTGCAAAAAAAATTCACGATTTATCCCCGCGAGCAAATGGTCCTTTTGTTACCGTAAACATTGCTTCAATTACACCCTCTCTTTTTGAATCTGAATTATTCGGGCACGAAAAGGGCTCTTTTACCGGCGCTGATAAATTCAGAATTGGTTATTTTGAATCTGCTGATAAGGGGACAATTTTTCTTGATGAAATCGGTGAACTTTCTATGGAAATGCAGGGAAAGCTATTACGTGTTATTCAATACAATGAAATATTCAGGGTCGGAAGCACCAGCCCGATCAAACTAAATTTAAGAATTATTGCCGCTACCAATAAGGATTTGATATCCTCTATTAAATCTAATGATTTCCGTGCTGATCTTTATTACAGGCTTAACCGTGCTTCAATCAAAATGCCCCCCCTGCGTAATCGCTTACAGGATATTCCTCTTCTTGTTTCTTACTTTATTAGTCTGGCTAATAAAAAATTTGACAAGTCTGTCTCCGGTATAAATGACGAAATTCTTTTGTTGCTTCAAAGTTATAACTTCCCGGGTAACATTCGTGAATTGGAAAACCTGATCTTCAAGGCTGTGGCTGAAACAAACAACAACGAAATGATTTCAACATTAGAACTGCCGCAAACGTTGTTCTCATTTGAAACCAAAAATAACTCTGTGAATTAA
- a CDS encoding DUF4835 family protein produces the protein MYKIKYFSLIFILSSFLNFAQELDCTVTVNYESLPVSNRELLTDFGAAVEDYMNKTRFSNDNWDAEKIICSMNIFFTSASSDVDYSAQVVVTSQRPIYKTDRNSLMLTVNDGKWSFKYEKGQAFYANQSTFEPITSFLDYYAKIILGLDWDSFESLAGSPFFAEALNICNLGANSQKSEGWVRSSSTYSRMGLAEDLLNEKYRQFRESIYDYHLGIDYFSINKKIGQDKIVKLINTLESLRTKIDLNSVVIKTFLMLKAVRL, from the coding sequence ATGTATAAAATAAAATATTTCAGTTTAATATTTATCCTCTCTTCGTTCCTGAATTTTGCACAGGAACTTGATTGCACCGTGACCGTAAATTATGAAAGTCTTCCTGTTTCTAATAGAGAATTATTAACAGATTTTGGTGCCGCCGTTGAAGATTATATGAATAAGACACGTTTCTCAAATGATAACTGGGATGCCGAAAAAATTATTTGCAGCATGAATATTTTTTTTACTTCAGCTTCAAGTGATGTTGATTACTCTGCTCAGGTTGTTGTTACAAGCCAAAGACCTATTTATAAAACTGATCGCAACTCACTAATGCTTACAGTCAATGATGGTAAATGGTCTTTCAAATATGAGAAGGGGCAAGCTTTTTATGCAAATCAATCCACCTTCGAACCGATTACAAGTTTTCTTGATTATTATGCTAAAATAATTTTAGGATTGGATTGGGACTCATTTGAATCTTTGGCAGGTTCACCATTTTTTGCCGAAGCATTAAACATTTGCAACCTTGGCGCAAACAGTCAAAAATCAGAAGGGTGGGTTAGAAGCAGCAGTACTTACAGCCGTATGGGTTTAGCCGAAGATCTATTGAATGAGAAGTACAGACAATTTCGTGAATCTATTTACGATTATCATCTCGGCATTGATTATTTCTCTATCAATAAAAAGATCGGGCAGGATAAAATTGTAAAACTTATCAACACCCTGGAATCTTTAAGAACTAAAATTGATTTGAACAGTGTTGTAATTAAAACTTTTTTGATGCTAAAAGCGGTGAGATTATAG
- a CDS encoding transposase — translation MADICKHSIHFPDGKDFKLICYTIMPNHIHLVFELLPGNKGISNIMRAIKGISAKRCNEYLNSKGKFWQDESFDRWIRDDKELYFTIRYVLLNPVTAGLVKVWSGWRNTYCHSDYLIL, via the coding sequence TTGGCTGATATCTGTAAACATAGTATTCACTTTCCCGATGGTAAGGATTTTAAACTGATTTGTTACACGATCATGCCTAATCATATTCATTTAGTTTTTGAATTATTACCCGGTAATAAAGGTATTAGTAATATTATGAGAGCTATAAAAGGAATCTCAGCAAAGAGGTGCAATGAGTATTTAAATTCTAAAGGAAAGTTTTGGCAGGATGAAAGTTTCGATCGTTGGATTAGAGATGACAAAGAATTGTATTTTACAATTCGTTATGTTTTATTAAATCCAGTTACTGCAGGGTTAGTAAAAGTTTGGAGCGGTTGGCGAAACACATATTGCCATTCGGATTATCTGATCCTGTAG
- the cas4 gene encoding CRISPR-associated protein Cas4: MTGTQIHYYFICHRKLWMFTHRIDMEHNSDTVAVGKFISESTYKREEHEIQIDDIVLDFYDGKTKTIHEVKKSDKMEETHIWQVKYYISVLEEKGVDCVTGEIDYPKLRQKIKVELTDADRMQLNKIKNDIKNILALRIPPGVINKPFCKNCSYYDLCYV, from the coding sequence ATGACCGGGACACAAATACATTATTATTTTATTTGCCATCGTAAGTTGTGGATGTTTACACACAGAATAGATATGGAGCACAACAGTGACACCGTTGCCGTTGGTAAGTTCATTTCAGAATCCACTTATAAACGAGAGGAACACGAAATTCAAATTGATGATATTGTTCTGGATTTTTATGATGGTAAAACAAAGACTATTCACGAAGTAAAAAAAAGCGATAAGATGGAGGAAACTCACATCTGGCAGGTAAAGTATTATATTAGTGTTCTCGAGGAAAAAGGAGTTGATTGCGTAACAGGTGAAATTGATTACCCAAAGCTTCGACAAAAAATTAAAGTTGAATTGACTGATGCCGACAGAATGCAATTAAATAAAATTAAAAACGATATTAAAAATATTTTGGCTTTACGCATTCCGCCTGGCGTAATAAATAAACCGTTTTGTAAAAATTGTAGTTATTATGATCTTTGCTATGTCTAG
- a CDS encoding DUF559 domain-containing protein has product MTKHYNRIEMKARRRQLRTNMTYCAKLVWMYLRKRQMRERFLRQYSVDHYVIDFYCPELKLAIELDGSIHDEPDQKEYDIYRQTYLEKYGITFCRITNDELMSNANMAF; this is encoded by the coding sequence ATGACCAAACACTACAATAGAATAGAAATGAAAGCTCGCCGCAGACAACTCCGCACTAATATGACTTACTGCGCGAAACTTGTCTGGATGTATTTGCGGAAAAGACAAATGAGAGAAAGATTTCTTCGCCAATACTCGGTTGATCATTACGTTATAGATTTCTACTGTCCGGAACTAAAACTTGCAATTGAATTAGATGGAAGCATTCATGATGAACCTGATCAAAAAGAATATGATATTTACAGGCAAACGTATTTAGAAAAATATGGAATTACATTTTGTAGAATCACAAATGATGAATTGATGAGTAACGCAAATATGGCTTTTTGA
- a CDS encoding helix-hairpin-helix domain-containing protein, which translates to MNLILKKNLFLLYMFSLVLFFSIENFSQVDSSEIIIEDNVDDLLPDLDIETDNSELFNQIEELYSSKIDLNSDDLETLQSIPAIDLNTVNLIFNHRKKFGDFFSINELYSVQGLAKEQADKIIPFVTITQEKINYNQIEFDEASELPLIKKINLNYRSRVQNDLQDRAGFIDGDYAGSSYKIYNRFIFKVYDNYQAGFISEKDAGEKSFNDFTSFHFAVRDLSLIKILVAGDYNIEFGQGLVLWSPYGFSKSADAIYPVKKKSRDIIPYTSTDENKFFRGAALSVTFSDFTLSGYFSKNKFDSNTDSLTNGILSISETGLHRTQSEIENRKAVEETFIGGRVDYNSQEWIKAGLLFFNSKFSNHFISEKPFDLEGNNFSYNSAYYNIYLEKINLFGEWAYDGKAVASLNGLELPISSSFSYVALIRNYPSGFSNLHGFGFGEQSGSTKNEFGIYNGFRWKSFVGTLNFYYDQFKFPGATFNSPLPTSGDEILVDLDTKPLKGIQAKFRFKLENKEVTESINFEDQIAKRLKQNIRVELIYDISKSLRIKNRFELADYSIKDAEINDKGFLFYQEMRYLPIKNLTIYGRVAFFRTDSFNSAIYVYENDLIGVFNNIALFGEGIRWYFLARYKILDYLQLSFKYAETYKPQEDALSSGNSLIEGNIDNKLSIQIDVKF; encoded by the coding sequence ATGAATCTCATTTTAAAAAAGAATCTGTTTCTACTCTATATGTTCAGTCTCGTTTTATTTTTTTCGATAGAAAACTTTTCTCAAGTTGATTCTTCTGAAATTATTATTGAAGATAATGTTGATGATTTGCTGCCCGACCTTGATATTGAAACGGACAACTCGGAACTATTTAATCAGATAGAAGAATTATACAGCAGCAAAATTGACTTGAATTCTGATGATCTCGAAACACTCCAAAGCATTCCCGCTATTGATCTAAACACTGTAAATCTAATTTTTAACCATCGTAAAAAGTTTGGTGATTTTTTTTCAATCAACGAATTATATTCAGTGCAGGGGTTGGCAAAAGAGCAGGCGGATAAAATTATTCCTTTCGTCACTATAACTCAAGAAAAAATTAATTACAATCAGATTGAGTTTGATGAAGCCTCTGAATTACCACTCATTAAAAAAATTAATTTGAATTATCGCTCACGGGTTCAAAATGATTTGCAGGATCGAGCCGGTTTTATTGATGGAGATTATGCAGGGTCAAGTTATAAAATTTATAACAGATTTATTTTTAAAGTTTACGATAACTATCAAGCAGGATTCATCTCAGAAAAAGATGCCGGCGAAAAATCATTCAATGATTTTACTTCATTTCATTTTGCTGTACGCGATTTATCTTTAATTAAAATACTTGTCGCCGGCGATTACAATATCGAATTTGGTCAGGGTTTAGTTTTATGGAGTCCGTATGGATTTTCTAAAAGTGCAGATGCTATTTACCCGGTAAAAAAGAAAAGCAGAGACATAATCCCATACACAAGCACTGACGAAAATAAATTTTTCAGAGGTGCGGCACTCTCTGTAACTTTTAGTGATTTCACTTTGTCTGGATATTTTTCAAAAAATAAATTTGATTCAAATACCGATTCGCTAACAAACGGGATTCTTTCTATTTCAGAGACAGGATTACATCGAACTCAAAGTGAAATTGAAAATCGTAAAGCCGTTGAAGAAACTTTTATCGGCGGGCGTGTAGATTACAACTCTCAAGAATGGATAAAAGCCGGGCTGCTGTTTTTTAATTCAAAGTTTAGTAATCATTTCATTTCAGAAAAACCATTCGATTTGGAAGGAAATAATTTCAGTTATAATTCCGCTTACTACAATATCTATCTTGAAAAAATAAATCTATTTGGTGAATGGGCTTATGATGGAAAAGCTGTAGCCTCATTGAATGGATTAGAATTACCCATCAGCAGCAGTTTTAGTTATGTCGCTCTTATAAGAAATTATCCTTCGGGATTTTCCAATTTGCACGGCTTTGGATTTGGCGAGCAATCCGGTTCAACAAAAAATGAATTTGGAATCTACAATGGATTCCGTTGGAAAAGTTTTGTAGGGACTCTCAATTTTTATTATGATCAATTTAAATTTCCCGGTGCAACTTTTAATTCACCCCTGCCTACTTCCGGCGATGAAATACTTGTTGATCTCGACACAAAACCATTGAAAGGGATACAGGCAAAATTTCGTTTTAAATTAGAAAATAAAGAAGTGACTGAATCTATAAATTTTGAGGATCAAATAGCAAAAAGATTGAAACAAAATATTAGAGTTGAATTGATTTACGATATTTCAAAATCTTTAAGAATTAAAAATAGATTTGAATTAGCTGACTATTCGATTAAAGACGCAGAGATTAACGACAAGGGATTTTTATTCTACCAGGAAATGAGATACCTGCCAATTAAAAATTTAACTATCTACGGCAGGGTGGCATTTTTCAGAACTGATTCTTTTAATTCAGCGATATACGTTTATGAAAATGATTTGATCGGAGTATTCAATAATATTGCTTTATTTGGTGAAGGGATCAGATGGTATTTTTTAGCCAGATATAAAATATTGGATTATCTTCAACTTTCATTTAAGTACGCCGAGACATACAAGCCTCAGGAAGATGCATTATCATCCGGTAATTCGCTCATCGAAGGAAATATTGATAATAAACTAAGTATTCAGATTGATGTTAAGTTTTAA
- a CDS encoding CRISPR-associated endonuclease Cas2, whose product MFETILIWVQNSVFEGEVTESTFETIIRDKRYYKQRKDCVIIILLIREITPNVKYLGLKEMTPIHSSKYSVKINEIRVSCRTPYVFTQLHFDNAK is encoded by the coding sequence ATTTTTGAGACGATTTTAATTTGGGTTCAGAACTCTGTATTTGAAGGAGAAGTTACAGAATCTACTTTCGAAACGATTATAAGGGATAAAAGATATTATAAACAAAGAAAAGACTGTGTCATTATTATACTTTTGATTCGAGAAATTACACCGAACGTAAAGTACTTGGGGCTGAAAGAAATGACACCGATACATTCATCTAAATATTCCGTGAAAATCAATGAAATCCGTGTCAGTTGTCGGACCCCCTATGTTTTTACACAATTACACTTCGACAACGCTAAGTAA
- a CDS encoding DUF4382 domain-containing protein: MKHIFISIAFFCSFLLGCDDASSDSFQNTGNLKILLIDSPASFDSVIIFVKEVEVHHSGSDSISGWSSINSNPASFDLIQLINGASAVLGDSSLPPGDYTQIRLILNDGNYIIDNGIKHFLTIPSGIQSGIKLNHAFTIQPNTLYELILDFEVDKSIHISGNGEYIMNPVIRVIPLILSGSISGQVIPLDADASISAIIGLDTVVTYADSNGFFKLMGLPQETYSVELSPVNQAYKDTVISNVAVFVDQNTDIGTIVLQNN, translated from the coding sequence ATGAAACACATATTTATTTCAATTGCTTTCTTCTGCTCTTTTCTCCTCGGTTGTGATGATGCTTCCTCCGATTCCTTTCAGAATACCGGTAATTTGAAAATTTTGTTAATTGACTCCCCCGCATCATTCGATTCGGTTATTATTTTTGTTAAGGAAGTCGAGGTTCATCATTCCGGAAGCGATAGCATTTCTGGTTGGTCGTCTATTAATTCTAATCCCGCATCTTTTGATCTTATTCAGTTAATCAATGGCGCAAGCGCCGTGTTAGGCGATTCCTCTTTGCCTCCCGGTGATTACACCCAGATTAGACTAATTCTTAATGATGGAAATTATATTATTGATAACGGAATCAAACACTTTTTAACCATTCCAAGCGGTATTCAATCCGGTATCAAATTGAATCACGCTTTTACAATTCAACCCAATACTTTATATGAATTAATTCTCGACTTTGAAGTTGATAAATCCATTCATATATCAGGTAATGGTGAATATATTATGAATCCTGTTATCAGAGTTATCCCTTTGATTTTATCCGGTTCAATCTCTGGTCAAGTGATTCCTTTGGATGCAGATGCTTCTATCTCTGCAATTATTGGGCTTGATACCGTTGTTACTTACGCAGATTCAAATGGCTTTTTTAAACTAATGGGCTTGCCTCAAGAAACATATTCTGTAGAACTTTCACCCGTTAACCAAGCATATAAAGATACTGTTATTTCCAATGTTGCAGTATTTGTAGATCAAAACACTGACATTGGAACAATCGTATTACAAAACAATTAA
- a CDS encoding peptidylprolyl isomerase, which produces MRSVFKINKIFSDHSKILYTLLFLFCFPQFIIAQYSPAYTDLLHTTYTREFDNSILLQYLSSNGQRKINAALLSISNSRDTSFANEVINLEVTDDELKIFCLESLGQCFQTTKYFWEKVFANPESAGKYFTGISYTGNQNDFNKIIEYYSTAKFRHIPISIILLNFSLRGVKTTDQNKLIANELSNKDLKMAELKSLLYVLSRLKSEDQLMTQLSILLDEKINDRVDNEIIQYILLAFRRNNFFPEQNSIFNYLISTENILLKSLAASMICFKKEFAENELRKYFQLLYDNNEIVARQTAISLKNLSVSDSLLMTLENSLVKFLYDEKLNQNVRGELLVSYSELFPEKFITEEILVPGSIPDKFRIRSYANFPNNQKYFEELTHFYYSDDKLTKIESLTSLNSFSKNDTLSARLNEIYFNALTSEIPALVSIAADALDSVFIIQNQNKLENILSAQIEKRISDPNFTESILSIMNLSERMNNVFYKKILSTAKKSSIYSIKKLAYQKLKLKDEITKEDSNIKELLQHAFKYQAAHIITNKGAFEIKFLPESAPISVGNFVKLAEENFYDGIIFHRVVPGFVIQAGDKSATGWEGPGYEIVSEFSNIPFNTGAVGMASSGVDTEGSQFFVMLGAYPHLNGKYTNFGQLIDGYENLYKIDEGDFIIKTILIDELD; this is translated from the coding sequence ATGAGATCAGTATTTAAGATAAATAAAATATTTTCTGATCATTCAAAAATTTTATATACTCTCTTATTCCTTTTTTGTTTCCCTCAATTTATCATAGCACAATACTCCCCCGCCTATACTGATCTGCTTCACACAACTTACACACGTGAATTTGACAACTCTATTTTGCTGCAGTATCTTTCCTCGAATGGACAGAGGAAAATCAATGCTGCATTGTTATCAATAAGCAACAGCCGTGATACATCTTTCGCCAACGAAGTTATAAACCTGGAAGTTACCGATGATGAATTAAAAATATTCTGTCTTGAAAGCTTGGGGCAGTGTTTTCAAACTACTAAATATTTTTGGGAAAAAGTTTTTGCTAATCCCGAATCAGCAGGCAAATATTTTACAGGCATAAGTTATACCGGAAATCAGAATGACTTTAATAAAATCATTGAATATTATTCAACTGCTAAATTCAGGCATATTCCGATAAGCATAATCTTATTGAACTTTTCGCTTCGGGGAGTTAAAACTACTGATCAAAATAAATTAATCGCAAATGAACTAAGCAATAAAGATTTGAAAATGGCTGAGCTTAAATCTTTGCTTTATGTTTTAAGCCGGCTAAAATCAGAAGATCAGTTGATGACACAATTGAGTATTCTGTTAGATGAAAAAATAAATGATCGCGTTGATAATGAAATCATTCAATATATTTTACTTGCTTTCCGCAGAAATAATTTTTTCCCTGAACAGAATTCTATTTTCAATTATTTAATATCAACTGAAAATATTTTATTAAAGTCATTAGCTGCAAGTATGATTTGCTTTAAAAAAGAATTTGCAGAAAATGAACTTAGAAAATATTTTCAACTGCTTTATGACAATAATGAAATCGTTGCACGACAAACGGCAATAAGTTTAAAGAATCTCTCAGTTTCAGATTCACTCTTGATGACTTTAGAAAATTCTTTAGTTAAATTTTTATATGATGAAAAACTAAACCAAAATGTGAGAGGCGAATTATTAGTCTCTTACTCCGAGCTTTTCCCTGAAAAATTTATTACCGAAGAAATTTTAGTTCCGGGAAGTATTCCCGATAAATTTAGAATCAGATCGTACGCAAATTTTCCTAACAATCAAAAATATTTTGAAGAGTTAACTCATTTCTATTATTCAGATGATAAACTGACAAAAATCGAAAGTTTGACTTCACTAAATTCGTTTTCAAAAAATGATACTTTAAGTGCCCGGTTGAATGAAATTTATTTTAATGCGCTTACGAGCGAAATCCCGGCATTAGTATCAATTGCTGCTGATGCTCTCGATTCAGTTTTCATTATTCAGAATCAAAATAAACTCGAAAATATTCTATCTGCACAAATTGAAAAACGCATTAGTGATCCCAATTTCACCGAATCCATTTTATCTATTATGAATTTAAGTGAAAGAATGAATAACGTATTTTATAAAAAAATACTTAGCACGGCAAAAAAATCCAGCATTTATTCAATAAAGAAATTAGCGTATCAAAAACTGAAACTAAAAGATGAAATCACCAAAGAGGATTCTAATATTAAGGAGTTGCTGCAGCATGCTTTTAAGTATCAAGCGGCTCACATTATTACCAACAAAGGGGCATTTGAAATAAAGTTTTTACCTGAATCAGCACCAATATCTGTCGGCAATTTTGTTAAGCTTGCGGAAGAAAATTTTTATGATGGAATAATTTTTCATCGCGTTGTCCCCGGCTTCGTAATTCAGGCAGGCGACAAATCTGCAACAGGCTGGGAAGGTCCCGGTTACGAAATCGTTTCAGAATTTTCGAACATACCTTTTAACACAGGTGCAGTAGGAATGGCAAGCTCGGGAGTTGATACTGAAGGCTCACAATTCTTCGTGATGCTTGGCGCATATCCCCACCTTAATGGAAAGTACACAAACTTTGGACAGCTTATAGACGGCTACGAAAACCTCTATAAAATTGATGAAGGAGATTTTATCATAAAGACAATTCTCATTGATGAATTAGATTAA